In the genome of Spirochaetia bacterium, one region contains:
- a CDS encoding dehydrogenase E1 component subunit alpha/beta, translated as MIDLTDELILKGLEIMLKSRLFEREIALLFSKGELHGTTHLNIGQEATEAGLSLALQPGDWFVPTHRCHGYTVSTGSDLSRMFSEMFGSRNGLSKGLGGSMHMSDRAHGNPGSSAVVGSGVPIATGLGFALKHFGKDNISVAIFGDGASSRGAVHESMNQASVEHLPVLFFCENNGYGMSVKADRVVSVARIADRGAAYSIPSVRVDGNDLVAVYEAVVTARRLILKTHKPYLIECMTYRLNGHSKSDDCRYRSREEEEVWSSRCPIKRCRRLLEKQGVLDGKRYEQLYARVHEEVLQALEKAKATREEVLGLDEAFSYTYAPPVSYMPAFASMHRATGREALREALREEALRDRNVVLLGEDIGLYGGCFKVTGDLYLNIPKDQLIETPVSEEGFAGVAVGASLLGLRPVVEIMYGDFLTLVSDALVNHASKIRFMSAGQFNCPLVVRLPMGSGTGHGAQHSQSLEAMVLNVPGLKVVAPSCPRYAKALLKAAIRDDDPVVFIEQKKFYGMEGNVGTEDDLMSLGKAMVTPGDDVTVISYGYQAHLCRIAAEKLAEEGISCEVVDLCTLKPLDKEAIITSAIKTGRVVIVQEAPLCYGADSEIAATICENQEAFSALQVPIVRLGGLELPVPFSKELERASCPGLEQILTAIRKTCGK; from the coding sequence GTGATTGATCTGACTGATGAATTGATTTTGAAGGGATTGGAAATAATGCTGAAATCCCGTTTGTTTGAGCGGGAGATAGCTTTGCTTTTTTCAAAGGGAGAATTGCATGGTACGACCCACCTGAACATTGGGCAGGAAGCAACCGAAGCAGGACTTTCCTTGGCTTTGCAGCCAGGTGATTGGTTTGTGCCGACACATCGTTGCCATGGCTATACGGTATCGACAGGAAGTGACCTGAGCCGGATGTTCAGTGAAATGTTCGGTTCTCGCAATGGGCTGAGCAAAGGTCTCGGTGGAAGCATGCATATGAGTGATCGGGCGCATGGGAATCCCGGTTCTTCCGCTGTGGTAGGCAGTGGCGTACCTATTGCCACTGGTCTTGGCTTTGCTCTCAAGCATTTCGGAAAAGACAATATCAGTGTTGCCATTTTCGGTGATGGGGCTTCAAGCCGAGGTGCCGTCCATGAATCAATGAACCAGGCCTCGGTGGAACATCTGCCTGTACTGTTTTTCTGTGAGAACAATGGTTATGGTATGAGTGTCAAGGCTGACCGTGTCGTGTCAGTAGCACGTATTGCCGACAGGGGTGCAGCTTATTCAATTCCGAGTGTCAGGGTTGACGGAAATGATTTGGTGGCTGTATATGAAGCTGTCGTAACGGCCCGCAGGCTTATCCTGAAGACACATAAGCCTTATCTCATTGAGTGTATGACCTATCGTCTCAATGGCCATTCAAAAAGTGATGATTGTCGGTATCGGTCCCGTGAAGAAGAGGAAGTCTGGTCTTCAAGATGTCCCATAAAACGATGCAGGCGACTGTTGGAAAAACAGGGGGTCTTGGATGGTAAAAGATATGAACAATTATATGCCCGGGTACATGAAGAGGTCCTGCAGGCCCTTGAAAAAGCAAAAGCGACCCGAGAAGAAGTGTTGGGACTTGATGAGGCTTTCAGCTATACGTATGCACCTCCTGTGAGTTATATGCCTGCTTTTGCCAGCATGCATCGGGCAACAGGGCGTGAGGCCCTGCGTGAAGCTTTGCGGGAAGAAGCCTTGCGAGACAGGAATGTCGTCCTTTTGGGAGAGGACATCGGACTCTATGGTGGATGTTTCAAGGTAACAGGGGATCTGTATCTCAACATACCGAAAGACCAGCTGATTGAAACTCCTGTCAGTGAAGAAGGTTTTGCAGGTGTTGCCGTAGGGGCTTCCCTGCTTGGACTGCGGCCTGTAGTAGAGATCATGTATGGTGATTTCCTGACGCTTGTCAGTGATGCTTTGGTAAACCATGCCAGTAAGATCAGGTTCATGAGTGCGGGACAATTCAACTGTCCCTTGGTAGTTCGTCTGCCCATGGGCAGCGGTACCGGACACGGGGCCCAACATTCGCAGAGCCTTGAGGCAATGGTCCTGAATGTCCCTGGCCTTAAAGTCGTTGCACCTTCGTGTCCCAGATATGCAAAAGCCCTGCTTAAGGCAGCTATCCGCGATGATGATCCTGTGGTATTCATTGAACAAAAAAAGTTCTATGGTATGGAAGGAAACGTAGGTACGGAAGATGACCTGATGAGTTTGGGGAAGGCCATGGTTACACCCGGAGATGATGTTACTGTGATCAGCTACGGATATCAGGCCCATCTATGCAGAATTGCTGCAGAGAAGCTTGCAGAAGAAGGCATCAGCTGTGAAGTAGTGGATTTATGTACCCTGAAACCTTTGGATAAGGAAGCAATCATTACTTCTGCAATCAAGACCGGTAGGGTCGTCATCGTACAGGAAGCTCCGCTCTGCTATGGAGCGGACAGCGAAATTGCTGCCACTATCTGTGAAAACCAAGAGGCTTTTTCTGCCCTGCAGGTTCCGATTGTCAGATTGGGTGGATTGGAACTTCCTGTTCCGTTTTCAAAAGAACTGGAAAGAGCAAGCTGTCCTGGTTTGGAACAGATCCTGACTGCTATACGAAAGACGTGTGGCAAGTAG
- a CDS encoding flavin reductase: MFAEISVDMLELNPFSLIGKDNFLLTVGGEGRWNTMTGGWGSMGFYWGKPSFTVAVRQSRYTWQFMEENDSFTVSFLPSDYAWVLSFCGSHSGRETDKARQMGIEPIALDNGMITFDKANLVFCCTKVYQSTIDSNGFSPLWVNDKWYGEGDYHTLYTGSIDKVFCSD; encoded by the coding sequence ATGTTTGCTGAAATCAGTGTTGATATGCTTGAACTGAATCCTTTCAGCCTGATTGGGAAGGACAATTTCCTGCTGACTGTCGGCGGAGAAGGCCGATGGAATACAATGACAGGTGGTTGGGGAAGCATGGGATTCTATTGGGGAAAGCCTTCTTTTACCGTTGCTGTGCGCCAGAGCAGATATACATGGCAGTTCATGGAAGAAAACGACAGCTTTACTGTCAGTTTCCTCCCGTCTGATTATGCTTGGGTACTGTCTTTCTGCGGTTCCCATTCAGGAAGGGAGACTGACAAAGCCCGCCAGATGGGCATCGAGCCGATTGCCCTTGACAACGGAATGATTACTTTCGATAAGGCAAATCTGGTATTCTGCTGCACTAAAGTTTATCAATCTACAATTGATTCCAATGGATTTTCTCCATTGTGGGTCAATGACAAATGGTATGGAGAAGGAGATTACCATACCCTTTATACTGGTTCAATTGACAAGGTGTTCTGTTCAGATTGA
- the hpt gene encoding hypoxanthine phosphoribosyltransferase gives MNSSLAIPALTPDLARVLIDADSISRRVDELAHQINTDYADITEPLILVGVLKGSFIFTADLCRKLVIPHVVDFIALSSYQGDKTTGNVRLLMDTRENMEGKHVLIIEDILDSGYTLDYLIRNFKSRKPLSVRTVVMLDKPDRHVLPVEIDYSGFTIPDVWVVGYGLDYKEQHRTLPYIAEMYPQKN, from the coding sequence ATGAATTCATCATTGGCAATACCGGCCTTGACTCCCGACCTCGCCCGGGTTCTGATAGATGCAGATTCGATTTCCCGGAGGGTAGACGAACTGGCACACCAGATAAACACGGACTACGCAGATATCACTGAGCCCTTGATACTTGTAGGAGTATTGAAGGGTTCATTTATTTTCACAGCGGACCTGTGCAGAAAACTTGTCATTCCCCATGTAGTAGATTTCATTGCCCTGTCCTCCTATCAGGGAGACAAAACGACCGGAAACGTACGCCTGCTGATGGATACCAGGGAAAACATGGAGGGAAAACACGTACTCATCATCGAAGATATACTTGATTCTGGCTATACCCTTGACTATCTGATCAGGAACTTCAAGTCTCGTAAGCCTCTCAGCGTCAGGACTGTCGTCATGCTAGACAAACCTGACCGTCATGTACTGCCGGTTGAAATCGATTATTCAGGTTTCACCATCCCTGATGTCTGGGTCGTCGGCTACGGCCTGGATTACAAGGAGCAACACAGGACATTGCCATATATAGCAGAAATGTACCCACAGAAAAACTGA
- a CDS encoding phosphoribosyltransferase: MEEKKYYVSYNTVHKLVKKLAGRIEDSGFDPDVIVAIGSGGFIPARIMKTFINRPIYAVGISYYGVDRKHRDHPQKIQWIDEVQEQLRAKKVLLIDEVDDTRATLAYCVGELLKYKPEEIAVLVLHNKLKKKDLEFPPEIKRYFPAMEIGDIWIKYPWDAEDIDAHCKLEEQMIEEMKKQGKEPIV, translated from the coding sequence ATGGAAGAAAAAAAGTATTATGTGAGCTACAACACAGTGCACAAGCTTGTCAAGAAGCTCGCAGGGCGGATTGAAGATTCTGGCTTTGATCCTGATGTCATCGTCGCCATCGGTTCAGGAGGATTCATCCCGGCAAGAATCATGAAGACTTTTATCAATCGACCGATCTATGCAGTTGGTATTTCCTACTATGGAGTTGATAGAAAACATCGTGATCATCCGCAAAAAATACAATGGATCGATGAAGTCCAGGAACAGCTGAGGGCAAAGAAAGTACTGCTTATTGATGAAGTCGATGATACCCGTGCCACTTTGGCCTACTGTGTCGGTGAACTGCTCAAGTACAAGCCAGAAGAAATAGCGGTCCTTGTTCTCCATAACAAACTCAAGAAAAAAGATCTCGAGTTTCCGCCCGAGATAAAAAGATATTTCCCTGCAATGGAAATCGGAGACATCTGGATAAAATACCCTTGGGATGCCGAGGATATCGATGCTCACTGTAAGTTGGAAGAGCAGATGATCGAAGAGATGAAAAAACAGGGCAAGGAGCCAATAGTATGA
- a CDS encoding adenylosuccinate synthase, with the protein MSISAIVGAQWGDEGKGRIVDYLATKADICIRFQGGDNAGHTVINDKGKFALHIIPSGIFNPKTINIVSAGTVINFDTMKEELTNIKAAGVSCDNLFIDKRAHLIMPFHCMLDGAEEAARSNTQKIGTTKRGIGPCYSDKAARNGIRAADLLDENRLTTRLRMLLPRKNRELAFFGMPEVTLEAMLDKCRQWKEEFGSQIIDSVPLVRKAIGDDKDILLEGQLGIMRDLDWGIYPYTTSSNPTAAGACNGAGIAPSRINQVFGVMKAYATSVGGGPFMSELFDADGEKLRKKGNEFGATTGRPRRCGWLDTVAADYSCWINGFTGIALTKLDILDDFEKIKVCTAYEINGKIVKQLPETAEQEIAKPIYEEFDGWMCDTSKARKWEDLPPKAQHYCTRIAELVGAPLKFISVGPERDQIIIL; encoded by the coding sequence ATGAGCATAAGTGCAATCGTAGGGGCCCAATGGGGCGATGAGGGCAAAGGCAGGATCGTTGATTACCTTGCAACAAAGGCAGATATCTGCATTCGTTTCCAAGGCGGTGACAATGCAGGCCATACGGTAATCAATGACAAAGGGAAATTTGCCCTGCATATCATTCCGTCCGGGATTTTTAATCCAAAGACCATAAACATTGTCAGCGCAGGTACCGTAATCAACTTCGATACGATGAAGGAAGAACTGACCAACATAAAGGCAGCCGGGGTTTCCTGCGACAATCTTTTCATCGACAAAAGAGCACATCTGATCATGCCGTTCCATTGCATGCTTGACGGGGCGGAAGAAGCAGCAAGAAGCAACACTCAGAAAATCGGTACCACAAAAAGGGGCATAGGCCCCTGTTACAGTGACAAAGCAGCAAGAAATGGCATCCGTGCCGCAGATCTCCTTGATGAAAACCGTCTCACCACACGGCTCAGGATGTTGCTTCCAAGAAAGAACAGGGAACTGGCATTCTTCGGTATGCCAGAGGTAACTTTGGAAGCCATGCTTGACAAATGCCGTCAGTGGAAAGAAGAATTCGGTTCTCAGATCATTGACAGCGTTCCTCTGGTCAGGAAGGCTATCGGAGATGACAAAGATATCCTTCTTGAAGGTCAGTTAGGTATCATGAGGGACCTTGACTGGGGCATTTATCCCTACACGACCAGCAGCAATCCTACGGCAGCAGGGGCATGCAACGGTGCAGGTATTGCTCCCAGCCGCATCAATCAGGTCTTTGGGGTCATGAAAGCCTACGCAACAAGTGTAGGAGGAGGCCCATTCATGAGCGAGCTTTTCGATGCCGATGGTGAGAAGCTAAGGAAAAAGGGTAACGAATTCGGCGCAACCACAGGACGTCCCAGACGCTGCGGATGGCTTGATACCGTGGCTGCTGATTACTCCTGCTGGATCAACGGTTTCACTGGCATTGCACTGACCAAGCTCGATATCCTTGACGATTTTGAAAAAATCAAAGTCTGTACGGCTTATGAAATCAACGGTAAGATTGTCAAACAGCTTCCAGAGACCGCTGAACAAGAAATTGCAAAACCTATCTATGAAGAATTTGACGGTTGGATGTGTGATACTTCAAAGGCCCGCAAGTGGGAAGATCTCCCACCAAAGGCCCAGCACTATTGCACAAGGATTGCTGAATTGGTCGGAGCTCCGCTCAAGTTTATTTCAGTAGGTCCCGAAAGAGACCAGATCATCATTCTTTAG
- the purB gene encoding adenylosuccinate lyase: MTTFTHDTFISPFTWRYGSDDMKHIFSEIHKRTLLRKIWIALANAQRDAGLVTDAQVSELILHKDDIDVDRATEIENAIHHDLMAEIKTYAEQCPTAAPIIHMGATSMDILDNMDAIRIKEALTLTIAKTQELLGLFVGKMEKLKDVPCMAFTHIQPAEPTTVGYRLAQTAQDLTDDLADLVQTKDRIRGKGMKGAVGTAASYAELLRGTSMTPIQMEAHVMDELGIKAFDASTQIYTRKQDLRVIDVLSSLCCTLYKFSIDFRILQSPPIGEWSEPFGSKQVGSSAMPFKRNPINNEKIDSLCRFVSSQSNTAWQNAASTLLERTLDDSANRRIMLPEVFLATDEVLKTATKIISGMQIHQTAIKRNLRDYGIFAATEKLLMELGRKGANRQDMHEVIREHSLEAWQEVQEGKPNTLAQGLASDKRILAYLPEKTILGLLQADDYIGDAPKRCQMVIDRAKEML, from the coding sequence ATGACTACATTCACCCATGATACGTTCATTTCACCCTTTACTTGGCGCTATGGTTCTGACGACATGAAGCATATTTTCAGTGAAATCCACAAGCGGACGTTGCTCAGAAAAATCTGGATAGCCTTGGCAAATGCCCAAAGGGATGCAGGTTTGGTTACGGATGCCCAAGTCAGCGAATTGATCTTGCATAAAGATGACATTGATGTGGACCGTGCTACGGAAATTGAAAATGCCATACACCATGACCTCATGGCTGAAATCAAGACGTACGCTGAACAATGTCCTACAGCTGCACCCATTATCCATATGGGAGCAACCAGCATGGACATACTGGACAATATGGATGCCATCCGTATAAAGGAAGCATTGACACTTACCATTGCAAAAACACAGGAATTGCTTGGATTGTTCGTGGGAAAAATGGAAAAGCTCAAGGATGTTCCCTGCATGGCTTTTACCCATATACAGCCAGCTGAACCGACCACAGTCGGTTATAGGCTGGCCCAAACAGCACAGGACTTGACAGATGACCTTGCCGATCTTGTGCAGACAAAGGACAGAATCAGGGGAAAAGGCATGAAAGGTGCTGTCGGCACGGCAGCAAGCTATGCGGAATTGCTTAGAGGAACCAGTATGACACCCATTCAAATGGAAGCCCATGTAATGGATGAACTTGGCATAAAGGCTTTTGATGCATCGACTCAGATATATACCCGCAAGCAGGACCTCAGAGTCATCGATGTACTTTCTTCACTATGTTGTACGCTCTACAAGTTTTCCATTGATTTCAGAATCCTTCAGTCGCCTCCTATCGGAGAATGGTCTGAGCCATTCGGTTCCAAGCAAGTAGGTTCAAGTGCAATGCCTTTCAAGCGCAATCCTATCAACAACGAAAAAATCGATTCGTTGTGTCGGTTTGTCAGCTCCCAGTCAAACACTGCATGGCAAAATGCAGCTTCAACGCTTCTTGAAAGGACCCTGGATGACAGCGCAAACAGAAGGATAATGCTTCCTGAAGTTTTCCTTGCAACCGACGAAGTACTCAAGACAGCTACTAAAATTATTTCCGGTATGCAGATCCATCAGACAGCAATCAAACGTAACCTCCGGGACTACGGTATCTTTGCAGCAACAGAAAAGCTCCTGATGGAATTGGGGAGAAAAGGTGCAAACAGGCAGGATATGCATGAAGTAATAAGGGAACATAGCCTTGAAGCATGGCAGGAAGTCCAGGAAGGCAAACCGAACACCTTGGCCCAAGGACTTGCTTCAGACAAAAGGATTCTTGCTTATTTACCTGAGAAAACCATACTCGGTCTCCTGCAGGCAGATGATTATATCGGTGATGCACCCAAGCGATGCCAGATGGTCATCGACAGAGCAAAGGAAATGCTTTAG
- a CDS encoding GDSL-type esterase/lipase family protein, with translation MKEIMCFGDSNTFGQRPDCEGRWTGYERWTMKLQKLLGNDYHIIEEGYNGRTTIFDDGKDIYRNGKLGMHVALGSHHPLDMIIIMLGTNDAKCRFATTARGIAEGFQTLIDIIKGTEYIKGNPMPKLLLVSPVHIGDNLEACPYADFTEASRQRIIGLSSVLEKLAREQRCLFFDASTVATVGEDQIHLDLDSNKALAIALAEVISNWYDTALIK, from the coding sequence ATGAAAGAAATCATGTGCTTCGGTGATTCCAATACATTCGGACAGAGACCTGACTGCGAAGGCAGATGGACAGGCTATGAACGCTGGACAATGAAGCTACAGAAGCTTCTCGGAAATGACTACCATATCATAGAAGAGGGGTACAACGGCAGGACTACCATATTTGACGACGGAAAAGATATCTACCGTAATGGTAAACTTGGCATGCATGTAGCCTTAGGCAGCCATCATCCTTTGGATATGATTATCATCATGCTGGGTACCAATGATGCGAAATGCCGTTTTGCGACTACAGCCAGAGGCATTGCTGAAGGTTTTCAGACGCTCATTGATATCATCAAAGGTACTGAATATATCAAAGGTAATCCGATGCCCAAGTTATTGCTGGTCTCGCCGGTCCATATAGGTGACAATCTGGAAGCTTGTCCCTATGCAGATTTTACGGAAGCTTCCCGCCAGAGGATCATCGGATTGTCCTCGGTTCTGGAAAAACTTGCGAGGGAACAAAGATGCCTCTTTTTTGATGCCTCAACAGTCGCAACTGTCGGTGAAGACCAGATACATCTTGACCTAGACAGCAACAAAGCCCTTGCAATAGCTTTGGCTGAGGTTATCTCCAACTGGTATGATACCGCTTTGATTAAGTAA